From the Candidatus Omnitrophota bacterium genome, the window TCTAAATCTATTTTGCGGAGCCCTGCTCTTTTACCATGAGAAAATACATGTAAAAATATTTTGCGAGAGCCTCGTCTTTTATAACGATATTGGCCTCACGGTAAAGCTCAAAACCGCCGTAGCCCCAGTTGGAAGAGCCTATCATAACGCTGTCGTCGGCGACGGCAAGCTTCGCGTGAGTGATTATTTTTTCGTTGTCAAACAACACATCCACACCGCGAGTTCTGAAATATTCCGCCGCCTCGTCAGTCATCTTGTTGAGCGTGTCATTATAATCGCTTTTCTCCATCACAGCCTCTGTCTTTACGCCTCTGTCAGCGGCGGCAAAAAGAGCATCCAATACTTTCATAACAGGGTTCTCCGTTTCGCCGGGATAAATCTTAATGCCGTATATGAGCAGAGCTATTCTTTCCTTAGCGCTCTCAAACATCCCGATGAGAGCCTCGTCGGCGAATGACGTTTCCACCGTCGTCACGGAGCCGGAAGTAATGCTGCCCGGAGACGCATCCCCGTTCCACATGGCCATAAAATATTCCTCAAACCACTGCCCCAACTTCTTATCTTTGATAAAAACATTGGTCTCGTTATTCCTGTCGATGGAGGTGGAACTCAGATTAGTGGAGCCCATAATGACTTTTTCTCCGTCGGCCACCACGAATTTGGAGTGAGAGAAAACATCCCCGCTGTCAGGCCTGGCGTCGACGCCTATCCTTTTGAGCAGCGGCAGAGCCTCGGCATTATACGAGACGGAATCTTCAAGAATACATCTCACATCAACGCCCCGGTCAACGGCCTCGTTCAAAAGGAAAACCAGCGGGCGCGTGGTTTCATCCATATGGAAATAAAGCTGGCTTATATAAAGCTTTTCTTTGGCGCCTTTTATGATTTCCTTAAGCCGCGGGAGATAATCCCTGTTTGACGCCGGGCGGCATATATAGGCACGCGGCGCGCAGGAAGACAGAACAAACAGCGCCGCGGCAAAGCGGGCGCGGGCGAATATCATTGTTTACGGGATCTTTTCAGAAGTCTTTTTCTTATATCCGAGATATTTTTTTTCACGCGGTCTTTTTCTTTGATGTCGGGGGTGAAGGCAACATCAAAAAAATCGCCTTCTTGTATCTTAAACGGAAATTTCTTCGCCGGGATTTCCATCCTTCCGCCGCCGCGGACAAGGATGACCGCTATCCCTTCCTCAATCCTGTCAACAGAGCATTTCATAAAACCTCCTGAACAGGTTTCATCCTGCCGCTCATCCGGATAAACCGGACATTATTTTCCGGGTTTCTGTTTGTATCCTGTCTTTTAATATTTTTTTCTCGGAGGCTTCGCAAAATGCCGCGTCAATCGCGAGAATATTCATATCCAGCACATCGTCTATTTCGAGGCCGCACTTTGTCTGGACAATATTCCATTCATGCGTGAGGTCTATATTTGACACGCCCCTGTCATCCGTGTTGATTGTGGTTCTGATGCCCTTTCTGTAAAAATCGGGGAGGGGATGGCTTTTATAATCCGCGCACACCCCAGTGTGCACATTGCTTGTGACGCAGACCTCGAGGACAATTCCGGCATTCTTGACGCGTTCCGCGAACACTTCGTTCTCGGCTATTCTCACACCGTGCCCTATGCGGGATGCATGGAGCACATCAACCGCTTCTTTGACTGATTCCCATCCGGCGGCTTCGCCCGCATGAATTGTGACAGGTATCCCCGCGTTTTTCGCGCGGTCAAAAATAAGCGCGAACGGGGCCCCGGGAAAACGGCTCTCATCTCCGGCAAGATCCAGGCCGCACACACCCTGTCCCGTATATTTTTCTGCGAGAGCATAAGTCTTTTCCCAATCCTCGACGGGCGTGCCGCGGTATGCGCAGAGAATAGCTCCTGTTTTTATATCAAAATCCCTCTGCCCTTTCGTCAAACCCGCAAGAACGCTCAGAAGGATGTCTTCCTGCGTCACTTTCTCGGAAGCCTGCAGGCAGGGCGCGAAGCGGATCTCCATATAACGGATATTTTCTTTTGCCGCGTCTTCACAGAGCTCATACGCTATTCTCTCCATTGATTCAGGAGTCCTCAGGTAGGGATAGAAAAATTCGAATTTGTTGAGAAAATCCGTCAGAGAACGGCATGTTGAATCGACCTGCACGAATCCGGCTATACCCGCGGGATCCGGGCACGGAAGTTTACAGCCCGCGGCCTTCATTATGTCAAATATCGTCTGCGGCCTTATCGACCCGTCAAGGTGACAGTGCAGATCAACCTTCGGCAATTTTCTCAGAGCTTCGCCGGAAACCTTCATCTTCAGAATTCGTCCACAACCGAAAGAAGCTGTTTTTCAATATCTTCCGGCGTGACCCCCCCATCGTTTTTGATAACTATGACCTTCACGGGCGCCTTCGACGGGAGCGTGTCCCCGTCATCATTCAGGTATGTCTCTTCCATCTCTTTTCTGGATACAAAATGCGCGTCAATGCCCTCTTCTGCCGCCCTTTTGGTCCTCTCTTCGTTACGGGAAACGCAGGTTTCAAAAGAAGCGTCTATGTACAGCGCCGCAGCGTTTTTCAGTATTTCATCCGAAAAAATAGCAAGAGAGCGGGCGTTGTCAGGCCGTGAAAACTCTATCGCCAGCACGCCTTCTTTTTCTTTATAGCCGAGAGCTTTCTTATTGAGGCCCACGAGCATCTCGTCCCATATGCCCGGATCCATGATCTTAAAACCGCCGTCATCGGTGGGCATGAATCTGTCTGTCCTGCCGGAGGCGACATCGCCGTCGTGAAGTCCCATGAGTATGGGAAAATCGTCTATCCTCTCAAAATTAACAGCCCTGCCGTTTTTCTTCAGTATATCCGTTATAGTCCTGTAAACGATGCTCTTGCCGCATCCCGGCCTTCCAAGTAAAAATATATTTTTCATACAAAAATCTCCGCCAGGTACGCCGACTCTTCCTTGAGGACATCTATCCCGTTAAGAAGATCGTTCATGTCACGCACCGCTGTCTCTACCACCACTATCT encodes:
- a CDS encoding phosphatidylserine/phosphatidylglycerophosphate/cardiolipin synthase family protein, which codes for MIFARARFAAALFVLSSCAPRAYICRPASNRDYLPRLKEIIKGAKEKLYISQLYFHMDETTRPLVFLLNEAVDRGVDVRCILEDSVSYNAEALPLLKRIGVDARPDSGDVFSHSKFVVADGEKVIMGSTNLSSTSIDRNNETNVFIKDKKLGQWFEEYFMAMWNGDASPGSITSGSVTTVETSFADEALIGMFESAKERIALLIYGIKIYPGETENPVMKVLDALFAAADRGVKTEAVMEKSDYNDTLNKMTDEAAEYFRTRGVDVLFDNEKIITHAKLAVADDSVMIGSSNWGYGGFELYREANIVIKDEALAKYFYMYFLMVKEQGSAK
- a CDS encoding DUF3006 domain-containing protein produces the protein MKCSVDRIEEGIAVILVRGGGRMEIPAKKFPFKIQEGDFFDVAFTPDIKEKDRVKKNISDIRKRLLKRSRKQ
- the add gene encoding adenosine deaminase encodes the protein MKVSGEALRKLPKVDLHCHLDGSIRPQTIFDIMKAAGCKLPCPDPAGIAGFVQVDSTCRSLTDFLNKFEFFYPYLRTPESMERIAYELCEDAAKENIRYMEIRFAPCLQASEKVTQEDILLSVLAGLTKGQRDFDIKTGAILCAYRGTPVEDWEKTYALAEKYTGQGVCGLDLAGDESRFPGAPFALIFDRAKNAGIPVTIHAGEAAGWESVKEAVDVLHASRIGHGVRIAENEVFAERVKNAGIVLEVCVTSNVHTGVCADYKSHPLPDFYRKGIRTTINTDDRGVSNIDLTHEWNIVQTKCGLEIDDVLDMNILAIDAAFCEASEKKILKDRIQTETRKIMSGLSG